Proteins co-encoded in one uncultured Draconibacterium sp. genomic window:
- a CDS encoding sigma-54 dependent transcriptional regulator, which yields MTNKIKILVLDDEKHFTEELSGFFLDSDFEPFEANTVSEGKRILRDQMIDLLILDIRLPGANGLDVLKEVKIQYPYLEVIVISAHGDMDTVIKAMRLGAFDYLRKPFRFIDIQIALERTQKYLQMQRKLKHLEEKNSLISRTLEKKIARQFIGVSPQILAVFDEAMMAASYPDANVLITGESGTGKENIARIIHYASSRKDHLFAAVNSSAITDTLLESEFFGHKKGSFTGAVTDKMGYFELCNQGTLFLDEIADMPFNLQAKILRATEEKVVTRVGDTSLIYTDFRIISATNHDIEERVEENKFRLDLLHRLNILHIHIPALRERPEDIKPLVEHYIEIFSAKLNKPNIHIDKAVFDVLKKYNFPGNVRELKNMTERAIMLCKGDTLGIADFRINSRKKNINMPKDEVLDLRTNEIKNIRKALQRCNYNQRAAADLLGIHRDSLSRKMKKYGISINKSEDRQN from the coding sequence ATGACAAACAAAATCAAAATTTTAGTACTTGATGATGAAAAGCATTTCACAGAAGAACTGAGTGGATTTTTTCTGGATTCAGATTTCGAGCCTTTCGAGGCAAATACTGTTTCCGAAGGTAAAAGAATATTGAGGGATCAAATGATTGATCTGCTGATACTTGATATTCGGTTACCAGGAGCAAATGGACTCGATGTTCTGAAAGAAGTAAAAATTCAGTATCCCTATCTGGAAGTAATCGTTATCTCTGCGCATGGCGATATGGATACTGTAATTAAAGCAATGCGACTCGGAGCTTTTGATTATTTGCGTAAACCATTCCGGTTTATCGATATTCAAATTGCTCTTGAACGGACCCAGAAATATCTCCAGATGCAGCGAAAGTTGAAACATTTAGAAGAAAAGAATTCGCTGATATCCAGAACCCTTGAAAAGAAAATTGCTCGGCAGTTCATTGGGGTAAGCCCTCAGATTTTGGCCGTTTTTGATGAAGCCATGATGGCTGCAAGCTATCCGGATGCCAATGTGTTGATTACTGGAGAAAGTGGAACCGGAAAAGAGAACATTGCTCGAATTATTCACTATGCAAGCTCACGGAAAGACCATCTTTTTGCTGCAGTGAACAGTAGTGCTATAACTGATACTCTTTTGGAAAGCGAATTCTTTGGACATAAAAAAGGCTCGTTTACCGGTGCTGTCACTGATAAAATGGGATACTTTGAATTGTGTAATCAAGGAACCTTATTTCTGGACGAGATTGCCGATATGCCTTTCAACTTGCAGGCAAAAATATTGCGAGCCACTGAAGAAAAAGTAGTTACCCGTGTTGGAGATACAAGTTTGATTTACACGGATTTCCGCATTATTTCCGCTACGAATCATGACATTGAAGAGCGTGTAGAGGAGAATAAATTCAGGCTCGATTTACTTCATCGCTTGAATATATTACATATTCATATTCCTGCATTACGCGAAAGGCCTGAAGATATTAAGCCTCTTGTTGAGCATTACATTGAAATCTTTTCAGCTAAATTGAACAAGCCGAATATACACATTGATAAAGCTGTTTTTGATGTACTTAAGAAGTATAATTTTCCGGGAAATGTAAGGGAGTTAAAAAATATGACTGAACGTGCGATTATGCTTTGTAAAGGAGATACGCTAGGTATTGCCGATTTTCGTATAAACTCAAGAAAAAAAAACATAAATATGCCTAAAGATGAGGTTCTTGATTTAAGAACAAATGAAATAAAAAATATCCGAAAAGCGCTTCAGCGTTGCAATTACAATCAACGAGCTGCGGCAGATTTACTTGGAATTCACCGTGATTCACTTAGTCGTAAGATGAAAAA